The following are encoded in a window of Drosophila simulans strain w501 chromosome 3L, Prin_Dsim_3.1, whole genome shotgun sequence genomic DNA:
- the LOC6736583 gene encoding girdin isoform X3 yields the protein MAGTATATPMEIDEFVNSSIISWLESCLPRAELLAGYTSLLDGHIIHSVWLQIDPEPQNNPSELTDLNGKSLSIARAKNFECVVRNLKSFFEEELGQTILVLPDAFTLGHHPESKNGLEQMKTLLTLLLGAAVQCPNKELFIARIKELDLETQHAIVGLIKQVTDSHSLVLTEDSLERLTPQSMYTHILRLTKERDVMYLKWIDLACVETEMAASENLVECGQGVSVTRSPSNGTATSTPSSSSNSESNHLAVECADLRSKNRKLRQELEEKSENLLELREELDDKKARFDKLRQESQEWFTEAKRASAYRDEVDILRERAERADRLEVEVQKYREKLGDSDFYKSRVEELREDNRVLLESKEMLEEQLQRYRKRSEHAISLESEIIKYKQKLNDMALERDVDRSKLEELLEENAQLQLVARNLNSTMDLDKSFSENEDDCNSGDNSLSEQLTNNAQTRALKLELENRRLTAALEQLKESSFHESTSKMLELEKEKKKLSLKIEQMQENIHRLTQQNVELEGVFKNALEENKKLQDAVDNRQKSYDRQSMEREADRQKLSDAEQHVETLNKEKQRIQTLNESIQRRADDLERLAESKTKELEQYLEKSRQYELTKQKLYEIEAKVSSYERENASLLKEVSKLKEGSEEKSVQLDDSINRLDVQSKELQKLGKALEDSEQVHQKLVELEKQNQELASQRIIDQEMISTLRNDLVTGTLVTKKVRNNLEKLGLADEEPGELNVEHVVEKLVRNPETFKTVREIMLNVTREQLEEEEREGGVKSDMCVLCHRQEIFTVEKNIELAATPAPAPAQPSSQELRFEHKLRLSPARESAELTRIKDSNTQLQTENARLSVDVAALGSQITSLNTQHVALQLANSQLAAEKDTLLKEIDSLQQEHKHALQDQVTLQCLHDQLSAEYESLNKDKEQLKAAVRDLRQELRDTREQQSALEQRIEELTIQNNNMKTCSEDLSILRTEHSKLTDDFRNLFATSDRFKNEYKNIQEQYKMVRMEHSSLKLQNTELSGELNAKSDQVRCLQMEYSKVQQRCEMLIQNNAELDSERKALMDNVSQLLSQYQELLAISLEDKKHFHEEEKNYTERVHSLKRQKEKLEEKIMEHYKKSETTVHKKKPFASMLVRRVKKASSDLMNKVPSRNRRSWVDDARTNSQFVIGSESGGNESDNSNEEPLSIASDTHLLQRNVPLRQSLQRSLEAPDVTGSSLTLGTAGSRRTVYLIDEHQKLPDGSTPGAAQSQSVGGSGSVSAATPTPAEPQTPQKSTENNAPVGPATFLMYNRINTTIGGASNSGDQSPLLQASGSVSGTTMQDDKSARKRTEDKSNSIWYEYGCV from the exons ATGGCTGGCACTGCGACCGCGACGCCAATGGAAATTGATGAGTTTGTTAATTCGTCCATAATTTCTTGG CTGGAATCATGTCTGCCACGTGCCGAGCTTCTCGCCGGATACACCTCCCTGCTTGATGGCCACATAATCCACAGCGTCTGGCTGCAAATCGACCCCGAGCCGCAGAATAATCCCAGCGAGTTGACCGATCTTAACGGGAAATCTCTCAGCATCGCGAGGGCCAAGAACTTCGAGTGCGTCGTGAGGAATCTAAAGTCTTTCTTTGAGGAGGAGCTTGGTCAAACCATACTGGTCCTACCCGATGCCTTCACCTTGGGTCATCATCCGGAGAGTAAGAACGGGCTCGAACAGATGAAGACCTTGCTGACCCTGTTGCTCGGCGCAGCTGTGCAATGTCCCAACAAGGAGCTGTTTATTGCTCGCATCAAGGAGCTGGACCTAGAAACGCAGCACGCTATTGTGGGATTGATCAAACAGGTGACCGACAGCCATAGTTTGGTGCTTACCGAGGACTCCTTGGAGAGACTTACGCCGCAGAGCATGTACACGCACATTCTGCGCCTGACCAAGGAGCGGGACGTCATGTATCTCAAGTGGATCGATTTGGCGTGCGTGGAGACCGAAATGGCAGCCAGCGAAAATTTGGTGGAATGTGGCCAAGGTGTCAGCGTTACACGTTCCCCTTCAAACGGAACTGCCACCTCGACACCTTCATCTTCTTCCAATTCGGAAAGCAATCACCTTGCCGTAGAATGTGCCGATCTGCGTTCGAAGAACCGCAAGCTGCGCCAGGAACT CGAGGAAAAGTCCGAGAATCTTTTGGAGCTACGTGAGGAGTTGGATGACAAGAAGGCTCGCTTTGACAAGCTGCGCCAGGAAAGCCAAGAATGGTTTACGGAGGCCAAGCGGGCATCTGCATATCGTGACGAGGTGGACATCCTCCGGGAAAGGGCTGAAAGAGCTGATCGCCTGGAGGTGGAAGTTCAGAAGTACCGCGAGAAACTCGGAGATTCAGACTTTTATAAATCCCGCGTTGAGGAACTGCGGGAGGACAACCGTGTGCTGCTTGAATCCAA GGAAATGCTGGAGGAGCAGTTGCAGCGTTACCGAAAAAGGTCTGAGCATGCCATCTCTCTGGAATCCGAGattattaaatacaaacaGAAGCTCAACGACATGGCTCTCGAACGGGACGTAGATCGCTCCAAGCTAGAGGAGTTGCTGGAGGAGAACGCGCAACTGCAACTGGTAGCCAGGAATCTCAACTCGACGATGGATTTGGATAAATCCTTTTCCGAAAACGAAGACGATTGCAACTCAGGCGACAATAGTCTTTCGGAACAGCTAACGAACAATGCTCAGACCCGTGCACTCAAGCTCGAGCTGGAGAACCGTCGTTTGACCGCCGCTCTGGAACAGTTAAAAGAAAGTAGCTTCCACGAATCCACCAGCAAGATGCTTGAActggagaaggagaagaaaaaGCTGTCTCTAAAAATTGAACAGATGCAAGAAAACATCCATCGTCTGACTCAGCAGAATGTCGAACTGGAAGGGGTCTTTAAAAATGCCCTGGAAGAGAACAAAAAGTTACAGGATGCGGTGGATAATCGCCAAAAGAGTTACGATCGACAGAGCATGGAACGCGAGGCTGACCGTCAAAAGCTTTCTGATGCCGAGCAGCATGTCGAAACCCtaaacaaagaaaagcaaCGTATTCAAACCCTTAACGAAAGCATTCAGCGAAGAGCCGACGATCTTGAACGGTTGGCAGAGAGCAAGACAAAGGAACTAGAGCAATACTTGGAAAAATCAAGGCAATACGAGCTTACTAAGCAGAAGCTCTATGAGATCGAAGCAAAGGTCTCCTCGTACGAGCGAGAAAACGCCAGCCTGCTTAAGGAAGTGTCTAAACTCAAAGAGGGTAGCGAGGAAAAGTCTGTGCAGCTGGACGACAGTATTAATCGGCTCGATGTACAGAGCAAAGAACTACAAAAGCTGGGCAAAGCACTTGAAGATTCGGAGCAAGTGCATCAAAAGCTTGTGGAACTTGAGAAGCAAAACCAAGAGCTAGCTTCACAGCGCATCATTGATCAAGAGATGATCAGCACTCTTCGAAACGACTTGGTCACTGGTACTCTAGTAACGAAGAAAGTGCGAAACAACTTGGAGAAACTAGGACTGGCGGACGAAGAGCCCGGTGAGCTCAATGTGGAGCATGTGGTGGAGAAGTTGGTGCGCAACCCGGAGACTTTTAAAACGGTTCGCGAGATAATGCTAAACGTGACCCgagagcagctggaggaggaggagcgagAAGGTGGCGTCAAGTCTGACATGTGTGTGTTATGCCACCGTCAGGAGATCTTTACGGTGGAAAAGAACATTGAACTCGCGGCTACTCCAGCTCCTGCACCAGCTCAACCATCTTCGCAGGAACTTCGCTTTGAACACAAGTTACGTCTAAGTCCAGCACGAGAATCAGCAGAGCTGACCCGTATTAAGGATTCCAACACTCAGCTTCAGACGGAGAATGCTCGTCTTAGCGTGGACGTGGCTGCTTTGGGCTCGCAAATAACTTCGCTGAACACGCAGCATGTAGCCCTACAGCTGGCCAACTCCCAGTTGGCTGCCGAAAAAGATACGCTGCTCAAAGAAATCGATTcactgcagcaggagcacaaACATGCTTTGCAGGATCAGGTAACGTTGCAATGCCTGCATGATCAACTCTCCGCGGAGTACGAGTCCCTGAACAAGGACAAGGAGCAGCTAAAGGCTGCAGTGCGGGATTTGCGTCAGGAGCTGCGAGATACCCGTGAACAGCAGTCTGCATTGGAGCAACGCATTGAGGAGTTGACTATTCAGAACAACAACATGAAAACATGCAGCGAGGATCTGTCAATCCTGCGTACCGAGCACTCCAAACTGACAGACGACTTCCGGAATCTGTTCGCCACCAGCGATCGCTTCAAGAACGAATACAAAAACATCCAGGAGCAGTACAAGATGGTACGCATGGAGCACTCCAGCCTGAAGTTACAGAACACAGAACTCTCCGGCGAGCTAAATGCCAAGAGCGATCAGGTCCGTTGCCTGCAGATGGAGTATAGCAAGGTTCAACAGCGTTGTGAG ATGTTAATACAAAACAATGCTGAACTGGACTCGGAGCGCAAGGCTCTGATGGACAACGTGTCCCAATTGCTCTCCCAATATCAGGAACTTTTGGCCATATCTCTGGAGGACAAAAAGCACTTCCATGAGGAGGAGAAGAACTACACCGAACGTGTGCACAGCCTCAAGCGGCAGAAGGAAAAGCTGGAGGAGAAAATTATGGAGCATTACAAGAAGTCAGAGACCACAGTGCACAAGAA AAAACCATTTGCCAGCATGCTGGTTAGAAGAGTGAAGAAAGCTAGCTCGGATCTAATGAACAAGGTGCCCAGTCGA AACCGTCGCTCTTGGGTAGATGACGCGCGTACCAATTCCCAGTTCGTGATCGGTTCCGAGTCAGGCGGCAATGAGTCGGATAATAGCAATGAGGAGCCACTGTCCATTGCCTCCGACACGCACCTGCTCCAGAGGAATGTCCCGCTCCGCCAGAGTCTGCAGCG CAGTCTTGAAGCGCCAGACGTGACGGGCAGCAGTCTGACTCTCGGGACGGCCGGCTCCAGACGCACCGTTTATCTTATCGATGAGCACCAGAAGCTTCCCGATGGCTCCACTCCCGGCGCCGCACAGTCACAGTCTGTTGGCGGCAGTGGCTCCGTCAGCGCCGCAACTCCTACTCCCGCAGAACCTCAGACGCCTCAGAAGAGTACGGAAAACAATGCCCCGGTGGGCCCAGCCACGTTTCTCATGTACAACCGGATAAACACCACGATCGGGGGAGCCTCGAACAGCGGGGACCAGAGCCctctgctgcaggccagcggCAGCGTCTCGGGAACGACCATGCAGGATGACAAGTCGGCAAGGAAGCGGACCGAAGACAAGAGCAATAGCATCTGGTATGAGTACGGCTGCGTCTAG
- the LOC6736583 gene encoding girdin isoform X5, translated as MAGTATATPMEIDEFVNSSIISWLESCLPRAELLAGYTSLLDGHIIHSVWLQIDPEPQNNPSELTDLNGKSLSIARAKNFECVVRNLKSFFEEELGQTILVLPDAFTLGHHPESKNGLEQMKTLLTLLLGAAVQCPNKELFIARIKELDLETQHAIVGLIKQVTDSHSLVLTEDSLERLTPQSMYTHILRLTKERDVMYLKWIDLACVETEMAASENLVECGQGVSVTRSPSNGTATSTPSSSSNSESNHLAVECADLRSKNRKLRQELEEKSENLLELREELDDKKARFDKLRQESQEWFTEAKRASAYRDEVDILRERAERADRLEVEVQKYREKLGDSDFYKSRVEELREDNRVLLESKEMLEEQLQRYRKRSEHAISLESEIIKYKQKLNDMALERDVDRSKLEELLEENAQLQLVARNLNSTMDLDKSFSENEDDCNSGDNSLSEQLTNNAQTRALKLELENRRLTAALEQLKESSFHESTSKMLELEKEKKKLSLKIEQMQENIHRLTQQNVELEGVFKNALEENKKLQDAVDNRQKSYDRQSMEREADRQKLSDAEQHVETLNKEKQRIQTLNESIQRRADDLERLAESKTKELEQYLEKSRQYELTKQKLYEIEAKVSSYERENASLLKEVSKLKEGSEEKSVQLDDSINRLDVQSKELQKLGKALEDSEQVHQKLVELEKQNQELASQRIIDQEMISTLRNDLVTGTLVTKKVRNNLEKLGLADEEPGELNVEHVVEKLVRNPETFKTVREIMLNVTREQLEEEEREGGVKSDMCVLCHRQEIFTVEKNIELAATPAPAPAQPSSQELRFEHKLRLSPARESAELTRIKDSNTQLQTENARLSVDVAALGSQITSLNTQHVALQLANSQLAAEKDTLLKEIDSLQQEHKHALQDQVTLQCLHDQLSAEYESLNKDKEQLKAAVRDLRQELRDTREQQSALEQRIEELTIQNNNMKTCSEDLSILRTEHSKLTDDFRNLFATSDRFKNEYKNIQEQYKMVRMEHSSLKLQNTELSGELNAKSDQVRCLQMEYSKVQQRCEMLIQNNAELDSERKALMDNVSQLLSQYQELLAISLEDKKHFHEEEKNYTERVHSLKRQKEKLEEKIMEHYKKSETTVHKKKPFASMLVRRVKKASSDLMNKVPSRNRRSWVDDARTNSQFVIGSESGGNESDNSNEEPLSIASDTHLLQRNVPLRQSLQRDLLDNSIQRGGPVRSSLQAQKPVLKRQT; from the exons ATGGCTGGCACTGCGACCGCGACGCCAATGGAAATTGATGAGTTTGTTAATTCGTCCATAATTTCTTGG CTGGAATCATGTCTGCCACGTGCCGAGCTTCTCGCCGGATACACCTCCCTGCTTGATGGCCACATAATCCACAGCGTCTGGCTGCAAATCGACCCCGAGCCGCAGAATAATCCCAGCGAGTTGACCGATCTTAACGGGAAATCTCTCAGCATCGCGAGGGCCAAGAACTTCGAGTGCGTCGTGAGGAATCTAAAGTCTTTCTTTGAGGAGGAGCTTGGTCAAACCATACTGGTCCTACCCGATGCCTTCACCTTGGGTCATCATCCGGAGAGTAAGAACGGGCTCGAACAGATGAAGACCTTGCTGACCCTGTTGCTCGGCGCAGCTGTGCAATGTCCCAACAAGGAGCTGTTTATTGCTCGCATCAAGGAGCTGGACCTAGAAACGCAGCACGCTATTGTGGGATTGATCAAACAGGTGACCGACAGCCATAGTTTGGTGCTTACCGAGGACTCCTTGGAGAGACTTACGCCGCAGAGCATGTACACGCACATTCTGCGCCTGACCAAGGAGCGGGACGTCATGTATCTCAAGTGGATCGATTTGGCGTGCGTGGAGACCGAAATGGCAGCCAGCGAAAATTTGGTGGAATGTGGCCAAGGTGTCAGCGTTACACGTTCCCCTTCAAACGGAACTGCCACCTCGACACCTTCATCTTCTTCCAATTCGGAAAGCAATCACCTTGCCGTAGAATGTGCCGATCTGCGTTCGAAGAACCGCAAGCTGCGCCAGGAACT CGAGGAAAAGTCCGAGAATCTTTTGGAGCTACGTGAGGAGTTGGATGACAAGAAGGCTCGCTTTGACAAGCTGCGCCAGGAAAGCCAAGAATGGTTTACGGAGGCCAAGCGGGCATCTGCATATCGTGACGAGGTGGACATCCTCCGGGAAAGGGCTGAAAGAGCTGATCGCCTGGAGGTGGAAGTTCAGAAGTACCGCGAGAAACTCGGAGATTCAGACTTTTATAAATCCCGCGTTGAGGAACTGCGGGAGGACAACCGTGTGCTGCTTGAATCCAA GGAAATGCTGGAGGAGCAGTTGCAGCGTTACCGAAAAAGGTCTGAGCATGCCATCTCTCTGGAATCCGAGattattaaatacaaacaGAAGCTCAACGACATGGCTCTCGAACGGGACGTAGATCGCTCCAAGCTAGAGGAGTTGCTGGAGGAGAACGCGCAACTGCAACTGGTAGCCAGGAATCTCAACTCGACGATGGATTTGGATAAATCCTTTTCCGAAAACGAAGACGATTGCAACTCAGGCGACAATAGTCTTTCGGAACAGCTAACGAACAATGCTCAGACCCGTGCACTCAAGCTCGAGCTGGAGAACCGTCGTTTGACCGCCGCTCTGGAACAGTTAAAAGAAAGTAGCTTCCACGAATCCACCAGCAAGATGCTTGAActggagaaggagaagaaaaaGCTGTCTCTAAAAATTGAACAGATGCAAGAAAACATCCATCGTCTGACTCAGCAGAATGTCGAACTGGAAGGGGTCTTTAAAAATGCCCTGGAAGAGAACAAAAAGTTACAGGATGCGGTGGATAATCGCCAAAAGAGTTACGATCGACAGAGCATGGAACGCGAGGCTGACCGTCAAAAGCTTTCTGATGCCGAGCAGCATGTCGAAACCCtaaacaaagaaaagcaaCGTATTCAAACCCTTAACGAAAGCATTCAGCGAAGAGCCGACGATCTTGAACGGTTGGCAGAGAGCAAGACAAAGGAACTAGAGCAATACTTGGAAAAATCAAGGCAATACGAGCTTACTAAGCAGAAGCTCTATGAGATCGAAGCAAAGGTCTCCTCGTACGAGCGAGAAAACGCCAGCCTGCTTAAGGAAGTGTCTAAACTCAAAGAGGGTAGCGAGGAAAAGTCTGTGCAGCTGGACGACAGTATTAATCGGCTCGATGTACAGAGCAAAGAACTACAAAAGCTGGGCAAAGCACTTGAAGATTCGGAGCAAGTGCATCAAAAGCTTGTGGAACTTGAGAAGCAAAACCAAGAGCTAGCTTCACAGCGCATCATTGATCAAGAGATGATCAGCACTCTTCGAAACGACTTGGTCACTGGTACTCTAGTAACGAAGAAAGTGCGAAACAACTTGGAGAAACTAGGACTGGCGGACGAAGAGCCCGGTGAGCTCAATGTGGAGCATGTGGTGGAGAAGTTGGTGCGCAACCCGGAGACTTTTAAAACGGTTCGCGAGATAATGCTAAACGTGACCCgagagcagctggaggaggaggagcgagAAGGTGGCGTCAAGTCTGACATGTGTGTGTTATGCCACCGTCAGGAGATCTTTACGGTGGAAAAGAACATTGAACTCGCGGCTACTCCAGCTCCTGCACCAGCTCAACCATCTTCGCAGGAACTTCGCTTTGAACACAAGTTACGTCTAAGTCCAGCACGAGAATCAGCAGAGCTGACCCGTATTAAGGATTCCAACACTCAGCTTCAGACGGAGAATGCTCGTCTTAGCGTGGACGTGGCTGCTTTGGGCTCGCAAATAACTTCGCTGAACACGCAGCATGTAGCCCTACAGCTGGCCAACTCCCAGTTGGCTGCCGAAAAAGATACGCTGCTCAAAGAAATCGATTcactgcagcaggagcacaaACATGCTTTGCAGGATCAGGTAACGTTGCAATGCCTGCATGATCAACTCTCCGCGGAGTACGAGTCCCTGAACAAGGACAAGGAGCAGCTAAAGGCTGCAGTGCGGGATTTGCGTCAGGAGCTGCGAGATACCCGTGAACAGCAGTCTGCATTGGAGCAACGCATTGAGGAGTTGACTATTCAGAACAACAACATGAAAACATGCAGCGAGGATCTGTCAATCCTGCGTACCGAGCACTCCAAACTGACAGACGACTTCCGGAATCTGTTCGCCACCAGCGATCGCTTCAAGAACGAATACAAAAACATCCAGGAGCAGTACAAGATGGTACGCATGGAGCACTCCAGCCTGAAGTTACAGAACACAGAACTCTCCGGCGAGCTAAATGCCAAGAGCGATCAGGTCCGTTGCCTGCAGATGGAGTATAGCAAGGTTCAACAGCGTTGTGAG ATGTTAATACAAAACAATGCTGAACTGGACTCGGAGCGCAAGGCTCTGATGGACAACGTGTCCCAATTGCTCTCCCAATATCAGGAACTTTTGGCCATATCTCTGGAGGACAAAAAGCACTTCCATGAGGAGGAGAAGAACTACACCGAACGTGTGCACAGCCTCAAGCGGCAGAAGGAAAAGCTGGAGGAGAAAATTATGGAGCATTACAAGAAGTCAGAGACCACAGTGCACAAGAA AAAACCATTTGCCAGCATGCTGGTTAGAAGAGTGAAGAAAGCTAGCTCGGATCTAATGAACAAGGTGCCCAGTCGA AACCGTCGCTCTTGGGTAGATGACGCGCGTACCAATTCCCAGTTCGTGATCGGTTCCGAGTCAGGCGGCAATGAGTCGGATAATAGCAATGAGGAGCCACTGTCCATTGCCTCCGACACGCACCTGCTCCAGAGGAATGTCCCGCTCCGCCAGAGTCTGCAGCG GGATTTGCTGGATAACTCGATCCAACGCGGCGGCCCCGTGCGCAGTAGCCTGCAGGCTCAGAAAC CAGTCTTGAAGCGCCAGACGTGA